The Campylobacter anatolicus DNA segment AGTTTATATCTTTCTCTATCAAATATTGCAGTATCTGCAATGCTAATATAATTGCAATCCATTATTAAATCGGCAATATATTCCTTTAAATTATCTATTTTTTTGGATAAAAAAGGGTTGGTAGAAGCCTTGTTTATAACAATCACAGCTTTTAGTTTTTTATTGGCAACTTTTGCCATTTTTATGATTTTAACCATATCGTCAAGCACTGATACATCAAATTGACTACGGACGACTGGAATAATGGCAATATCGCTATAAGCAATGGCTATACGCATATCATCGCTATCTTTGCCACCAGTATCAATAATGCAAATATCGTTGCCATTGAAATTTTCTACAAATTCTCTTAGCTCATCTCCGCGTCTATAAACATAGTCAAAGATTTTTGAGTGTCCCTCATCGGCTCTTATTTGTAAGAAAGTATTAATTGATTTTTGGCGGTCA contains these protein-coding regions:
- a CDS encoding AAA family ATPase, giving the protein MIISICNEKGGSGKSTLATNLAVCMSKTKQILVIDTDRQKSINTFLQIRADEGHSKIFDYVYRRGDELREFVENFNGNDICIIDTGGKDSDDMRIAIAYSDIAIIPVVRSQFDVSVLDDMVKIIKMAKVANKKLKAVIVINKASTNPFLSKKIDNLKEYIADLIMDCNYISIADTAIFDRERYKLAVEMGLGVVEFDDNDKSKQEIENLCNEILNIKG